One Euphorbia lathyris chromosome 1, ddEupLath1.1, whole genome shotgun sequence DNA segment encodes these proteins:
- the LOC136233503 gene encoding high mobility group B protein 7-like — MTLGKPSRELIQALRDVKREKKQYFDKATKLKVEYNKGLEINNAENEDDEGGFGKDDVDADADNEVEEVIMLLLTKN; from the exons ATGACTTTAGGAAAACCTTCAAGGGAGCTAATCCAGGCTCTAAGGGATGTGAAAAGG GAGAAGAAGCAATATTTTGATAAAGCTACTAAGCTCAAGGTTGAGTATAACAAAGGTTTGGAAATAAACAATGCTGAAAATGAAGAT GATGAAGGAGGTTTTGGGAAAGATGATGTTGATGCTGATGCTGACAATGAAGTAGAAGAAGTGATTATGCTACTGCTGACAAAGAATTAG